From Rutidosis leptorrhynchoides isolate AG116_Rl617_1_P2 chromosome 3, CSIRO_AGI_Rlap_v1, whole genome shotgun sequence, a single genomic window includes:
- the LOC139901149 gene encoding uncharacterized protein, giving the protein MKERKNTGRKFVLNFLVLIATCMADANKCGTCNLKFLPCITNEVDVSKVDCCGYIYECLLQSKKGWHRGQNGQYYSRPLSVLILLYLERVECEGFLKNKNIYVIERWTAEEIKRRIDVEMKKGEFGEGRTVKAKEKIVSDDFQEKGKQKQINLKTPNNAENYLKCLELRYRRIVEETNAINSVLTKATKMYPNNKDIDEFERKFTSLFKQESEAQKREEPATKEDSKQKQQTTANTSLQISNNGEKKSALKPRNLYAEMNQNPRAESESRLKKKSLDGI; this is encoded by the exons ATGAAGGAAAGAAAAAATACAGGTAGAAAGTTCGTTTTGAACTTCCTTGTTCTTATTGCTACTTGTATGGCAGATGCTAACAAATGTGGAACATGTAATTTGAAGTTCTTGCCATGTATTACAAATGAGGTAGATGTATCGAAGGTTGATTGTTGTGGATACATATATGAATGTCTATTACAGAGCAAGAAGGGATGGCACAGAGGACAAAATGGACAGTATTATTCTAGACCGTTAAGTGTGCTAATT CTGTTGTATCTAGAAAGAGTAGAATGTGAAGGTTTcttgaaaaataaaaatatctaTGTGATCGAGCGATGGACAGCAGAAGAAATAAAAAGAAGGATTGATGTAGAAATGAAGAAAGGGGAATTTGGTGAAGGAAGAACTGTGAAGGCAAAAGAAAAAATTGTTAGTGATGATTTTCAAGAAAAAGGGAAACAAAAACAAATAAACCTCAAAACACCAAACAATGCAGAG AACTATCTTAAGTGTTTAGAATTGAGGTATCGGCGCATAGTTGAAGAAACAAATGCAATTAACAGTGTGTTAACAAAAGCAACAAAGATGTATCCAAACAATAAGGATATAGATGAATTTGAAAGAAAATTTACAAGTTTGTTCAAGCAAGAATCTGAGGCACAAAAAAGAGAAGAACCTGCAACAAAAGAAGATTCTAAACAAAAACAGCAAACAACTGCAAATACTTCACTACAAATCAGCAATAATGGTGAAAAGAAATCTGCTTTGAAACCTAGAAATCTGTATGCTGAGATGAATCAAAACCCAAGAGCTGAATCTGAATCAAGATTAAAAAAGAAATCGTTGGATGGGATATAA